From the Candidatus Pelagibacter sp. IMCC9063 genome, the window ATAAAAATTAGGCTTTAGAAGAAGATTGTTTTCTTTTTGATTTTTAAGCAGTACCTTCAACACACTACTTAGGTTGGAAGTGCTCCACTTGTTATTGATAAAGCCCTCTGCAAAGCCAAGCTCACCTTTTAAAACTATATCACGAATTAAAGAAGAATCGTTTATTGTTAAGTCGGCATTTAACCCAGACTGACTACCTTGGTATATTCTTTCATCCTTATTTTGAAATCTTACCTTCAGACTTCCCCAACGAATGTTATTTAAGTAATTTTCTAAGAAACTTAATCCAATTTTATTCATGAAAACTAACAGTATCTTTATTTTTTTTGGCTTTAAAGAAAAATTTTTTTCCTTTTTTAAAAATTTTGATTGCTTGGAAATGAATCAGAAGCATAATTTTTTGAGTAAAAAATAAATTTTTAAAAATTTCTTTTATAAGACCCATGTTAGAAAAAGAGATTTCTTTAGTTTTAAGGCCAGTTAATAATTGCATAGATTCGTTGTTAGCGTTTATTTTAAGACCTATACATGGAAAAATACTATTTAAACTAAAATCATATCTCATGTTAGATCTTAAAAATGGAGATACATACATTTTTTTAATTGCTGTATGTTTTATTTTATTTTTTTTATTAATCTTAAATACGTAGCAATGCTGCTCATGATGCGTATTCTTAACCTCATATATAACAAATTTTAATTTTTTTTTATTATCAATGCAAAAGTAAATAGATATGGGATTAAAAACATATCCTAAAAATCTTGGCACTGACAACAAGTAAACAGTTAAACTTTCACTCAGTTTATATTTTTTATTTATAGTATTTTTTACCCAGGTTAAAAGATTAGCATTTTTTTTTCGTGCTCCATGATCTTTTGAATGAAAGCTTAAAATATTAAACTTATTAATTGAGAAAAAGTTTTTTTTTTCAATTACATTATATTTTTCCAAATTAAGCATTATCGCTGGATAAGAATGAGAAAAGAAATTTTTAAAAGGCTTAGTTCGCTTATGAAAAATAGTTACTTGATAAAAATATAAATCTTTCATTTATTTAATATTTTTTACAATCCTTAGTGCTGATTTTAATCCATCTTCATGAAATCCATATCCCTGCCATGCTCCAGCAAACCAAACTCCGTTTTCGCCCTGAACTTCATCTAGTTTATTTTGTATATCTTGGGTTTTGTTATTGAATACTGGATGTGAGTATTTAATTCTTTTTATTATTTTATCTTTTTTTATTTTATCATCACAATTAATTGAAACAAAAATATTCTTATCTATTGTGAGGTTTTGTAATAAATTCATCCAGTACGTTAATGCAAAAGTTTTTTTTCTATTAAGAAAGTTCCAGCTAGACCAATTGTTTTTATTTTTTGGCATAACACTCGAGTCAGTATGCATAATTGCAGTATTGCCTCGGTACTTTACCATATTAAGTAATTTTTTTTGATCTATTGTAATCTTGCTCAGTATTTTTTTTGCACTATCTGTATGGGTTGCAATGATTACATGATCAAATTTATATTTTGTTCCTTTTAAGGTTGTGATGTATTTTTTTTGCTGGTTAATTTTTAACACTTTTTCATGAATAAAGTTTTTTCCTCCTACTAGTTTATAAATTTTTTCTACATAACTCTTACTACCATTGGAGATTGTGTACCAAATCGGTCTCTTTTTTATAATGTTGATCAATCCGTGATTTGAAAAGAAACTTAAAATAAAATGAATTTTAAAATTTTTTATTTTTCCAACTGGATTTGACCATATGGATGCACACATAGGGTAAAAGTAGAAATCTAAAAATTCTTTTGAAAATTTATTTGAGGAAAGAAATTGAGAGACGGTCTCTTTACTAACTATCTCGCTATTAATATATTGCTTGGTAATTTTATTAAACTTGAACACATCTTTTAAAACTCTCCAATATCTTAGCGTGAGACTATTTTTGCTTAAGAATATTGATTTTAAATTTTTACCTGACCATTCGTATTTTTTTTGCCTGTTTATGACTGAAAAGCTCATATTGCTTATTTGATATTTTATTTTAAGCCTTTGAATAAATTGAATGAAATTTTTGTAATTAAAATTGTTAAAAACAATGAAGCCACTATCAACGTTTACCGACTCTTGGT encodes:
- a CDS encoding NAD(P)/FAD-dependent oxidoreductase; its protein translation is MTKKKVIIIGSGISGLSAAYYLYKNFNVKIFEQNEYLGGHTHTHTIKINQESVNVDSGFIVFNNFNYKNFIQFIQRLKIKYQISNMSFSVINRQKKYEWSGKNLKSIFLSKNSLTLRYWRVLKDVFKFNKITKQYINSEIVSKETVSQFLSSNKFSKEFLDFYFYPMCASIWSNPVGKIKNFKIHFILSFFSNHGLINIIKKRPIWYTISNGSKSYVEKIYKLVGGKNFIHEKVLKINQQKKYITTLKGTKYKFDHVIIATHTDSAKKILSKITIDQKKLLNMVKYRGNTAIMHTDSSVMPKNKNNWSSWNFLNRKKTFALTYWMNLLQNLTIDKNIFVSINCDDKIKKDKIIKRIKYSHPVFNNKTQDIQNKLDEVQGENGVWFAGAWQGYGFHEDGLKSALRIVKNIK
- a CDS encoding DUF1365 domain-containing protein: MKDLYFYQVTIFHKRTKPFKNFFSHSYPAIMLNLEKYNVIEKKNFFSINKFNILSFHSKDHGARKKNANLLTWVKNTINKKYKLSESLTVYLLSVPRFLGYVFNPISIYFCIDNKKKLKFVIYEVKNTHHEQHCYVFKINKKNKIKHTAIKKMYVSPFLRSNMRYDFSLNSIFPCIGLKINANNESMQLLTGLKTKEISFSNMGLIKEIFKNLFFTQKIMLLIHFQAIKIFKKGKKFFFKAKKNKDTVSFHE